The following is a genomic window from Nitrospira sp..
CCGGACGACGGTCGGCCTCGTGCGACCGCGCGACCTTCCCCCTTTGCCAGGGAGAGACCTTATGAGACGAGTTACATGGACGCTCATTGTTCTCGGTTCCCTTGCCGCAGGATGTGAAACCACCCCCCGGGTTCAGCCCATCGCATCGAATCCATCGCCGATGGAGACGAAACTCCTGGCCCTTCAACAGGAGCGGGAACAATTGCTGGTCACGTTGGGGGAATTCCATGACCGCAATCGCGACCTCGAAAGCAAGCTGGCGGATCGCGAGATCCAACCGGTCGCTGCATCCTATGACCAAATACTCAGCGCCAAAGAAGCCGAACTCGCCGACCTGCGGAGGCTCGCCCCGGAACGTGACAGACTCTCCGGACAATTGGCTACTGCGACCGGCGAATTGCATCAGACGCGCCAACGCATCGCGACGCTCGAACAACAGATCGCTTCGCGAGAAAAAGACCTCGCCGACCTGAGGAAGCTCGTCCCGGAACGTGATAGACTCACCGGGCAATTGATTGCCACGACCGGCGAATTGAACCAGACACGTCAACGCATCACGACGCTCGAACAACAGATCGCTTCGCGAGAAAAAGACCTGGCAGCCCTCCAAACCCATGCGACAGTCGTCGCCAATCTTGAGGGCGCCAAGCGGAGGATTACGGAGCTGGAAACACAGGTCGCCCGGCAAGACAACGAGCTTCGTACCCTTCGCGCCGGAACCACTGAGCGAGACAGCCTCACGGCCCAGCTGCAAACGGCGACCGCAACGATCGGTTCCTTGAAAACCCGCGTCGCTGCACTCGATCAACAGCTCAAGGAACGAGAACAGGCGTTTGATACGACTCGCTCTCGGCTCATGGAACGGGAAAAAGAACGAAGCAAGTTGGTTCCCCAATACAACGCCATGGTCGCGGAAGTCTATCAGGCGAGGCATCGCATCGCAGCCCTCGAACAACAAGTGAACGAAAAGACCGGAGAACGACTCGCACGACAAAAAGGCAGCCAATTCACCAACGGACAACGGGGCGGGGACCTCATCAAACAACGCTTCGCTCCAGCCGAACAACCGTCTGCGAACAGTGGCTCGGGAGCCGAATCGCAGCGAATGCCCCCCGCGGTCCGCGCGACAGTCGCATCCGAGTCTGTTCCACACCCTAGAGACCTCGGCCAACCCAAACCATCGCTCGGCGAGGTGGCAGGACAGGCCTCCCCTGAAAAGCCTGTCGCAACCGGAAAGGATGATGGACGCAACGGAGCTTCGACACTAGGACCGACCTCCCAACCGGATGCTCGAAAGGGGAGCGTCGCCGCCATGAAGGAGGAACTCCTCAAGGTACTGCCGAGCGACGCGGAGCACAGGGCCATCACCGTCAAACAGGACGGAAACCGGTTGACCGTTGCGTTGGGATCCAACTGGCTCTTCACACCTGGTGATGCCGCGTTGACGCCGGAAGGTATGACCACGCTGAAGCGGATCGGCACGCTGTTGGGGCAGCTCTCGGACAAGTTCGTACAGGTGGCAGGACATACGGATAATCAAGCGATCAACAAAGCCCAACAAAAAACCTTCCCGGACAATAAAGCGCTGTCTTGGGCGCGCGCAGAAAATGCCCGTCGAGCATTGATCAACGGCGGAATGCCGGCCGACAGGACCAAGGCCGTAGGACTGGCCGATTCGAAGCCGGTCGCTTCAAACGCCACCGAACAGGGCCGTCAGAAAAACCGCCGACTGGAACTGATTATCGTCCAAAGCCCCGCCGTCGCCTTGACGCCTCCTGAAGCAACCCGTGCCGGCGCGCAGCTCGCGGCGTTCGGCCTCTCTCGCTAGGACCCGGCTCTCGGCTGGAATCCTGCACAGGAGACAGCTCCGGCCCGTACTGTTGCCGTTCGTTCTTACAATCGGCAAGGAGGGTTCTGCACGATCGACGCGATGCCGTCACCAGGAACCGTGGCCAGAATCTTATAGTGGCCAAGCCCCAGCTCCTTCCCGTAAGCCTGCCCCACAAGCACATCCTGCACATGCTGATGGTCGGAGGCCCGAAAGTAGGATCGCCCTTCCTTCAAACCGTCGAACTCATGCCCTTCCAGAGTCTTGATGAGCGCATGGGTCTCTGTCGTGCCGGCTCGCTGGATGGCTTCAAGGATCTGCGTCATGGCGGCATAGCCAAGATAACAGC
Proteins encoded in this region:
- a CDS encoding Outer membrane porin F; this encodes MRRVTWTLIVLGSLAAGCETTPRVQPIASNPSPMETKLLALQQEREQLLVTLGEFHDRNRDLESKLADREIQPVAASYDQILSAKEAELADLRRLAPERDRLSGQLATATGELHQTRQRIATLEQQIASREKDLADLRKLVPERDRLTGQLIATTGELNQTRQRITTLEQQIASREKDLAALQTHATVVANLEGAKRRITELETQVARQDNELRTLRAGTTERDSLTAQLQTATATIGSLKTRVAALDQQLKEREQAFDTTRSRLMEREKERSKLVPQYNAMVAEVYQARHRIAALEQQVNEKTGERLARQKGSQFTNGQRGGDLIKQRFAPAEQPSANSGSGAESQRMPPAVRATVASESVPHPRDLGQPKPSLGEVAGQASPEKPVATGKDDGRNGASTLGPTSQPDARKGSVAAMKEELLKVLPSDAEHRAITVKQDGNRLTVALGSNWLFTPGDAALTPEGMTTLKRIGTLLGQLSDKFVQVAGHTDNQAINKAQQKTFPDNKALSWARAENARRALINGGMPADRTKAVGLADSKPVASNATEQGRQKNRRLELIIVQSPAVALTPPEATRAGAQLAAFGLSR